The Streptomyces sp. GSL17-111 region ACGAGGAGCTCGGCTGGCAGGAGCGCGCCTTGTGCGCGCAGACGGACCCGGAATCCTTCTTCCCGGAGAAAGGCGGTTCCACGCGCGAGGCGAAAAAGGTGTGCCTTGCGTGTGAAGTCCGTTCCGAATGCCTGGAGTACGCCCTCGCCAACGACGAACGCTTCGGGATCTGGGGCGGTCTGTCCGAGCGCGAGCGCCGTCGCCTGAAGAAGGCCGCCGTCTGACGTCGGCCTCTGGCGTCGGCCTCTGACGGCGGCGGTCGACGTCGGCGGTCGACGTCGGCCGGGCCACGTCCGCTCGCGTGCCGCCGGGCCGGGACGTCCGGTCCGTTCCGGCGGCCGGGCGGGCAGCGGGCCCGGTCGCGCAACACGTATACGGGCAAGGGCGGACAGCCCGCCCCCGGACGCTCCGCCACGGGCGGGCGCAGCGCTAGTGTGGGCCACCGTCCACGACGCAGTCGCGTCGACCGCACCCACCGACCGGGGCCCACAGCTCGATGTCCGTGCACAGCCAGTCGGCGGCCCAGTACGAGCAGGCCGCGCCCGAGTTCCCCCAGCACGTCGTCACGGCCGTGCTCGTCTCGCACGACGGTGAGCGTTGGCTCCCCGACGCGCTGGCCGGGCTCGCCGCCCAGACCCGCCCCCCGCAGGACGTGATCGCCGCCGACACCGGCAGCGCCGACGCCTCCGCCCAACTGCTCGCGGACGCCTTCGGTCCCGACCGCGTCCTGCACCTCGCCCGGCGCACCGGTTTCGGCACCGCCGTCGCCGAGGCCGTCCGCACCGCGCCGGTGCTCGGCCCCGACGACCTGTCCTATCTCCGGCGCCCCAGCGCCTGGGACCCGGTCACGCGCAGCTGGCGCATGGACGCCTACGACATGCCGGAACTCCCCCACGGGGAGCCCGTGCACTGGCTGTGGCTCCTGCACGACGACGCCG contains the following coding sequences:
- a CDS encoding WhiB family transcriptional regulator; the encoded protein is MTEPFQQLLVQEADEELGWQERALCAQTDPESFFPEKGGSTREAKKVCLACEVRSECLEYALANDERFGIWGGLSERERRRLKKAAV